In one window of Miscanthus floridulus cultivar M001 chromosome 12, ASM1932011v1, whole genome shotgun sequence DNA:
- the LOC136498097 gene encoding serine/threonine-protein kinase ATG1t-like: protein MLSRPFAMGITGDTTKAEALATVGDYELRESLGGRPPSTAVWRAVSRSTGAPVAAKQVRLAGLPARLRDSLDCEVRFLAAVSHPNIIRLIDVVQTQSCLYLVLELIEGGDLAAFIRRNGSVDERVARNFMKQIGAGLQVLRRHHVVHRDLKPQNILLSSRGSDAILKISDFGLARVLGPGEYADTACGSCLYMAPEVMLFQKYDDKVDMWSIGVILFELLNGYPPFRGRSNVQLLQCINRSTSLPFSEPLASTLHPDCVDICTRLLCTNPVKRLSFQEFFNHRFFRV, encoded by the exons ATGCTCTCTCGTCCTTTCGCGATGGGGATCACCGGCGACACGACGAAGGCGGAAGCGCTGGCGACGGTGGGTGACTACGAGCTACGGGAGAGCCTGGGCGGCCGTCCGCCGTCCACGGCCGTGTGGCGAGCGGTCTCGCGGTCCACCGGCGCGCCCGTGGCAGCGAAGCAGGTGCGGCTCGCCGGCCTCCCTGCTCGCCTCCGCGACAGCCTCGACTGCGAGGTTCGCTTCCTCGCCGCCGTAAGCCACCCCAACATCATCCGCCTCATCGACGTCGTCCAG ACCCAGAGCTGCCTTTACCTCGTCCTGGAGCTCATCGAGGGAGGGGACTTGGCGGCCTTCATCCGGCGCAATGGGAGCGTTGACGAGCGCGTGGCCAGAAATTTTATGAAACAAATTG GAGCTGGCTTACAAGTCCTGCGCCGGCACCATGTTGTCCACCGGGACTTGAAACCTCAG AATATCCTGCTCTCTTCTCGCGGTAGCGATGCGATCCTCAAGATATCTGATTTTGGCCTCGCAAG GGTTCTTGGACCTGGGGAGTATGCAGACACAGCTTGTGGTTCTTGTTTGTACATGGCTCCAGAAGTGATGCTATTTCAAAAGTACGATGACAAG GTAGACATGTGGAGTATCGGCGTGATCCTATTTGAGCTCTTGAATGGCTACCCGCCATTCCGTGGCAGAAGCAATGTACAG CTGCTTCAGTGCATCAACAGAAGCACATCTCTCCCGTTCTCAGAACCACTGGCGTCCACCTTGCATCCCGATTGTGTTGATATATGCACCAGGCTACTATGCACTAATCCAG TGAAGCGGCTGTCCTTCCAAGAGTTCTTCAACCACCGCTTCTTCAGAGTTTGA